One Drosophila subpulchrella strain 33 F10 #4 breed RU33 chromosome 2R, RU_Dsub_v1.1 Primary Assembly, whole genome shotgun sequence genomic window, TCACCCAGTTGAGAAGCATTTGTATCGCATATTAGGCGCAGTAAACAGGCTTCAGCAGGAAAACCAGACCTAAAAGAGCAGTGAAatgcttaaatatttaatatcattatttttatatttataccaCCCACCTTCTTAATTTATCCCTTAACATGGCATAAAAAACAGAGCGGCTCATTAAAGTTAAGGCACGCTTTTCACGAGATGCCGCTTTTGTCGACGAATTACTTGGGGCTGTGCTATTTCCCTCTATTCTCCAATCTTTGCAATCATGGCAGTATCCTCCTTTGGCCTCTCGTCCCGTCGTGGGATATGTCAGATAGCTATCCTCAAAGTCCTGACCCATCTATAGGTTTCAAGAAAAAATCTAATTTAGACAAAAATTTCAACGAACAAACGTATTTATAACCCACCAAAATCGGAGGATATTTGTACACGTGTTCCGGCTGATAGTAGTTAAACTCGTAATTGTAAGACAGAAAGACATTCCGATGTGGCAAACCAATGGGCACCGATATGGCCATGAATATCTACAAAGCAAAAACCACATTTTAAACATCAGCTCACAAGCACTTGATTCAAAATTACCCCATACTCAGAGTTGGTGGTATAAA contains:
- the LOC119551558 gene encoding uncharacterized protein LOC119551558 gives rise to the protein MAISVPIGLPHRNVFLSYNYEFNYYQPEHVYKYPPILMGQDFEDSYLTYPTTGREAKGGYCHDCKDWRIEGNSTAPSNSSTKAASREKRALTLMSRSVFYAMLRDKLRRSGFPAEACLLRLICDTNASQLGEVNGFLGSLVHIIFSPSSSKEENLPHEYYQAEWDGRKHQECSAYSKTCDHDILDLISVPLEKALGDIVSRRRRK